The window ATATTTTGCTTGAAGTTAAAGTGTATTGTGATATACCTTTGATAAAAGAAGTTTGTGTCTCCGGTATTGGCTGCATCGTTGTCCATTTTAACTATGATTTATGATGCCTGTGAAATGGGGGATTAGCTATTCATCTTGAATGTGATTAGGAAATATCAGCTTTCGCCAACCTTTTTAAGTCTCATACATTTACATTCTGTGGTGGATAGTGACAACATGGTGGGGATACACATAATATAGGATCACATGGTACAAAatatctttctttctctttttactCAACTTTTTTAAGCATATGATTTTATTCTTCAATGTGTTATGTAGTGCAGTTGGCTTTCAGGTAGTTCATCTTGCTAGCTGTTTCTTTAGGGTTATATTGAGCTGTTTGCGTGACTGTGTGAGGTCAAAGGCCTAATAATATGATTGTGACCTGTCCTTATTGTGAATGTCAATCCTTTAAAATGTATGAACCTGGTTGCTCTTGAATATGTATTTGAATGTGTCTTCAGGACTTCACCCTTGACTTAAGCTTCAGTTCAGAATcatattgaaaagatttttgttGTATTTGGTAATATACCCTCAAATTAGTAGAAGTTGAAGAGAAACCGAGCATATGAACTTAAGATTTGAGTCGTGGCTTTATTAacatttttcctttcttttcaggTCCTCTGCATTAATTCCAGTGGAGCATATGGATGATAGTAAAGAATCATTAACTGATGCCAATGAAGCAGAAGCCACTACTTCAACGCTCATTGCTGGTCTTCCAGATGACATATCTCTTTGCTGCTTGGCACGAATTCCTAGAAAACATCATTCGGTCCTGAAGTGTGTCTCAAAGAGATGGAGGGACTTAGTTTGCAGTGAAGAGTGGTATCAATATCGCCGAAAGCACAAACTTGATGAGACCTGGATCTATGCTTTGTGCAGGGGCGAATTAGAAGATCGGATTTGCTGCTATGTTTTGGATCCAAACTCATCAAGAAGATCTTGGAAGCTTATTCCGGGACTTCCGCCTCGCATGTTGAAGAGAAAAGGCATGGGATTTGAAGCTTTAGGAAATAAACTATTCTTATTTGGAGGTTGTGGGTGGTCTGAAGATGCTACTGATGAGGCCTATTCTTATGATGCTTCCACAAACACTTGGGTTGAAGCTGCTTCCTTGTCAACTGCTAGGTATAAATCCTGATCATGTATTCATGTCTATCCTTTTTTGAAAGCTAAAAAAGTCGATATTTTACAAAATAAGATAATCAGCATTGGTAGCATGAACCGTCTATTTAGCTTTTTGTAGTATATATTAGGGAGAATATCATAATTACTTTAGTTTTGGGGAATTTTCAATACCAAAAACACAATAACAAAACCACAATATTGGTATCGTATATATGTTGAAAGTAAGAACTTAATATGTTTGTAAGTTACAAATTTGAAATTTACATTTTGTCTTTATCCATCTTACTTTTAACCCCACCTACCATGGAAAAATAAATCACTTTGTTATTttacctaaaaaaaaaaactttttcaggTGCTACTTTGCTTCTGAAGTTTTAGGTGAGAAGTTATATGCCATTGGAGGAATAGGTTCAAATTCAAGTGATCCTCATTCTTGGGATACTTTTGACCCTTGCACAAATACTTGGATATCTCATAGAGATCCCAATATTGTTCCCGAAATAGAAGATTCTGTAGTGATGGATGGGAAGATATACATCCGGTGCGGCAAATCTCCGGTAACTCACCGCGTGTATGGCGTTGTATATGATCCGTCGAATGGCACATGGCAGCATGCCGATACTGAGCTGGTATCAGGATGGAGCGGTCCTGCAGTTGTTGTTGATGGAGTCCTTTATGTTTTGGATGAGAGTTCGGGAACGCGATTAATGATGTGGCATAAGGAGAGGCAGGAATGGTTGCCCGTTGGAAGATTTTCGCCGCTGCTTACAAGGCCTCCATGCCGGGTTGTTGCAGTTGGTAAGACCATTTTCGTTGTTGGCAGAGGACTTAGCACTGTGGTTATTGATGTTGGTGATTTGGGAAATATTGGAAAGAGAGTTATGATTGGTTCTTCCATTCCCAAATTAATGTCTGCTTCCAATGTAATTAGCTGTAAATGCTTGGCaatatgaagaaagaatgaaattcTTTTCAGCAGTTAATCATTGTTAGTGAAGTTAAAGTAAAGCACATGTATTAATGGTGCATAATTCTGAATGTATGTGTTTGTATTCAAGTGTGTTACTTTGTTGAACAACATTGCATATTGTAACAAAAAAGATGTATGTATTATAGAGTATGCTTTTATCTACTTCATTAAAAATGTATaaaatctgttttttttttttttttccttttagaaATACAGACAAATCACTCATGTTAAAAAATAACTTTCTgttgtaaaaaatttaaacaaacgaGCCAATTGTAACTGGTACACTTTCTATTCAAGAACCAAGAATAAATGTTTACATCAACATAACAAGGAAGAAAAACCAAAGTTAATCAgtgcaattattattattatttttttaaccaaCACAAGATGGGGGAATCTGTTGGCCATAACAAGCACCATTGACAAAAGAAGACAAAGACTTGAGTTGTCCTTTGCCACCATAAGGCCACAAATTTATGTCCACCCTTGTTATGTTCTGGCATGGCTTCCTTTTGCTGCAATTCAATTCTACTCCAATCTCAGAACTTCCACTTCCTTTAATGTTCTTGTATGTCACATCACTGATTTGAACACTTGAAGCCAccttaaaaagacaaaaataaaatcttaGGCTCAGTTTTAGCAACAATATGATGATAATTTTTCAatgtaaacaaaaacaaaaaagaaaagatgttAAGAGGTACTAACCTGATTGCTACAACCATGACTTGGACAATAAGCTTGATCAATGATAATAGGACTAAAAACTTTATCCATGAAAATGTCTTGAAAGAGAAAATTAGAAGCCCTAAGAGGTTTACTCAAAGAAGCAGCCCAAGTTTTGATTCTAAGGCCATTACTAGTACCATTAAATGTGCAATTCTTCACAACAATGTTTTGAACATCTTTTTCTCCATCATTTTTTCCAAGGCTTCCAACACTAATTCCATGGCCAGGGCCACAATGAACACCAAAGATGGTAATGTTCTTAGCACCAGAAATCATAGCAATGCAATCATCACCAGTGGCTATAGTAGCACTTG is drawn from Arachis hypogaea cultivar Tifrunner chromosome 12, arahy.Tifrunner.gnm2.J5K5, whole genome shotgun sequence and contains these coding sequences:
- the LOC112726251 gene encoding F-box/kelch-repeat protein SKIP4, which translates into the protein MDDSKESLTDANEAEATTSTLIAGLPDDISLCCLARIPRKHHSVLKCVSKRWRDLVCSEEWYQYRRKHKLDETWIYALCRGELEDRICCYVLDPNSSRRSWKLIPGLPPRMLKRKGMGFEALGNKLFLFGGCGWSEDATDEAYSYDASTNTWVEAASLSTARCYFASEVLGEKLYAIGGIGSNSSDPHSWDTFDPCTNTWISHRDPNIVPEIEDSVVMDGKIYIRCGKSPVTHRVYGVVYDPSNGTWQHADTELVSGWSGPAVVVDGVLYVLDESSGTRLMMWHKERQEWLPVGRFSPLLTRPPCRVVAVGKTIFVVGRGLSTVVIDVGDLGNIGKRVMIGSSIPKLMSASNVISCKCLAI